A stretch of the Malus sylvestris chromosome 10, drMalSylv7.2, whole genome shotgun sequence genome encodes the following:
- the LOC126584708 gene encoding putative polyol transporter 1, giving the protein MAGRRAEDNAVFSQQTGSRSLSDFDPQKKPKRNKYAFGCAILASMTSILLGYDIGVMSGAAIYIQKDLKISDVEIEILLGIINVYSLFGSAAAGRTSDWIGRRYTIVLAGAIFFAGALLMGFSTNYAFLMVGRFVAGIGIGYALMIAPVYTAEVSPASSRGFLTSFPEVFVNVGILLGYVSNYAFSKLPTNLGWRLMLGIGAVPSVFLAVGVLAMPESPRWLVMQGRLGDATRVLNKTSDSKEEALLRLADIKEAAGIPEHCTDDVVQVPKRSKGQDVWKELLLHPTPAVRHILICAVGIHFFQQASGIDAIVLYSPRVFEKAGITNSDHKLLCTVAVGLAKTVFILVATFLLDRIGRRPLLLSSVAGMVFSLGSLGVALTIIDQHHGAKMTWTTALCLTMVIAYAALFSIGLGPITWVYSSEIFPLKLRAQGCSMGVAMNRVVSGVLSMTFISLYKAITMGGAFFLYGGIAAVAWVFFYTMYPETQGRTLEDMEILFGKFHKWREANAMLETKTQVNHGDGNNGTGAVELGTKGLGN; this is encoded by the exons ATGGCCGGCCGGAGAGCTGAAGATAATGCCGTCTTCAGCCAACAAACCGGGAGCAGAAGCCTCTCAGACTTTGATCCCCAAAAGAAACCCAAAAGAAATAAGTACGCCTTTGGTTGTGCCATTTTGGCTtccatgacttcaatcttgctGGGTTATG ACATTGGTGTGATGAGTGGAGCTGCAATCTACATACAAAAGGACCTCAAAATTTCCGACGTGGAAATTGAGATCCTACTCGGTATTATAAACGTCTACTCCCTCTTCGGCTCCGCCGCTGCCGGAAGAACATCCGACTGGATTGGTCGCCGATACACCATAGTCCTTGCCGGGGCTATTTTCTTTGCAGGAGCTCTTCTTATGGGATTCTCCACAAACTATGCCTTTCTAATGGTCGGCCGGTTTGTAGCTGGGATCGGCATCGGGTACGCCCTCATGATCGCTCCTGTCTATACCGCCGAGGTCTCGCCGGCGTCATCTCGTGGGTTCCTCACATCTTTCCCAGAG GTCTTTGTCAATGTAGGGATACTGTTGGGCTACGTGTCCAACTATGCGTTCTCGAAGCTCCCAACTAACTTGGGGTGGCGGCTCATGCTCGGCATCGGCGCAGTCCCCTCCGTTTTTTTGGCCGTAGGCGTCTTAGCCATGCCGGAGTCGCCGCGCTGGCTCGTCATGCAGGGACGGCTCGGGGACGCGACACGTGTTCTCAACAAAACCTCAGACTCCAAGGAGGAGGCTCTGCTTCGATTAGCGGACATCAAAGAAGCTGCTGGAATCCCCGAGCACTGCACCGACGACGTCGTTCAGGTCCCCAAACGTAGCAAAGGCCAAGACGTCTGGAAAGAGTTGCTCCTCCATCCAACACCAGCAGTTCGTCACATTTTAATCTGCGCCGTCGGTATCCATTTCTTTCAGCAGGCCTCGGGCATCGACGCCATCGTTTTGTACAGCCCAAGAGTCTTTGAGAAGGCTGGGATAACCAACTCCGACCACAAGCTACTCTGTactgtagccgttggattagcCAAGACCGTTTTCATCCTGGTCGCCACGTTTTTGCTTGATCGGATCGGACGGCGTCCGTTGCTTCTATCTAGTGTTGCCGGGATGGTATTTTCCCTCGGATCTCTTGGTGTCGCCCTTACAATCATTGATCAACACCACGGGGCTAAGATGACGTGGACTACTGCACTGTGCTTGACCATGGTAATAGCGTACGCCGCGCTCTTCTCTATCGGATTGGGGCCCATCACTTGGGTTTATAGCTCTGAGATCTTTCCGTTGAAGCTACGTGCCCAAGGCTGCAGTATGGGAGTGGCGATGAATAGGGTGGTGAGTGGGGTCCTCTCAATGACGTTTATTTCGTTGTATAAGGCCATCACAATGGGTGGGGCCTTCTTTCTTTACGGGGGAATTGCTGCTGTTGCATGGGTGTTCTTTTATACGATGTACCCGGAGACCCAAGGTAGAACCCTAGAAGATATGGAGATCTTGTTTGGTAAGTTCCACAAGTGGAGAGAAGCGAATGCAATGCTCGAAACGAAAACCCAAGTTAATCATGGCGATGGCAACAATGGAACTGGTGCGGTCGAATTAGGTACAAAAGGGCTAGGTAATTAG